The window GCCCCTTCCCGGCCAGGAACCGGCCCAGCCGGGTAAAGAGGGCGCCGGTCAGGGCGGTGACGACGGGACCGGAAACATCCCCGCCCGTCAGACGCCGCGCCAGGGGCAGGAAGGCCGAGGCCAGGGCCAGCAGAAAGGGGAGAAGAACAAGCAGCAGAAGCGCGACGAATAGATTGATCGGCCGGGCACCGGCATAGCTCAGCACCCCCCAGGCCAGTCCCGCGCCGGAGATCAGGGCGCCGCCGAAGAGAAGCAGCGGGAGCAACCGGACCAGCGCGGCCACGGCGGCGCCGGGAAGCCCACCCTCCCCGCGCGCCAGCGCCGCGTCCCGCCGCAGTTCCAGCCAGCGCCGCAACAGCACGCGCCGGGGCAGCGGCGGCGATTGCTGCAGACGGCCGCGATAGAGTTCCCGGTCGCGAACGGCGAGATCCTCCTCGTCGGCCTCGGCATCCCGGCCGAGAAAATATTCCAGATCGGCCAGCGCGGCGAGATCCCAATCTTCTTGTTTTTGTTTTGCCATCAAATCCCCAGAACCCAAAAGACACCTTGTCTAGATGAAACAACATACATTATGCCATCCGTACCCGCACCCTGCCCACCGCATTAAAGCATATCGACCGGATCGACGTCGACGGCGAGGGCGACGCCGGCGGGGATTTTTTTGCGCAGCGCGGGCAGTCGGGCGAGGAGGCGGCGCAGGGAGGGGCGCGTCGGGGATTTGAGCAGGATCTGTATCCGGCTTTTCCCCCGCAGCTTGGCCAGGGGACAGGGAGCGGGGCCGAGGACTTCGACTTCCCCGGCAGCCTGAAAGAGGGCGGAGACCAGTTCCTGCGCGGCGGCAGCGACCCGCTCGCCGTCGTTGCCGGAGAGAACGAGATTGACCAGATGGCCGAAGGGGGGATAACCGAGTTCCTGGCGGAAAGCGGCTTCCTGCTCGTAAAACCCGCGATAGTCGTGGCTCGCGGCACAGGCCAGGGCGTAATGGTCAGGGTTGCGAGTCTGGATGATGACCCGTCCCGGCAACTCCCCCCGCCCGGCCCGCCCGGCGACCTGGGTGAGGAGGGCGAAGGTCCGCTCGGCGCTGCGAAAATCGGGAAAGTTGAGGGTGGCGTCGGCGTTGACCACCCCGACCAAGGTGACGCCGTGAAAGTCGTGTCCCTTGGCGACCATCTGGGTACCGACGAGAATGTCGATCTCGCGGCCGGTCATGCGCTCCATCAGGGACTGATGCGCCCCCTTGCGGGCGGTGGTGTCGCGATCCATGCGGGCGATGCGCGCCTCGGGAAAGCGCTCGGCCAGCTCGCTTTCGAGGCGCTCGGTGCCAATCCCCTCGGGATGGATGTTGCCCCCGTTGCAGTTGGGGCAAAGCTCCGGCGGCGTCTGCTGATAGTCGCAATAATGGCAGCGCAGCAGCCGGTTTTGCCGATGGAAGGTCAGGGTAATTTCGCAGTTGGGGCAGCGGAAGGTCGCGCCGCAGTCGGCGCAGAGGAGATAAGGGGCAAAGCCGCGGCGGTTGAGCAACAGCAACGACTGTTCGCCCCGGGTCAGATTCTCTTCCAGAGCGGTCAAGAGCGGCGCGGAGAGGTGTTCGCCGAAGGGGGTGGCGGCCAGATCGACCAGTTCGATTTGCGGCAGTTCCCGGGAAAGAACCCGGCCACGGAGTTCCAGATAGCCGGTCTGGCCGCTCTGCGCCCGCTGGAAAGTGGTGACGGCGGGAGTGGCGCTGCCGAGCAGCACCGTCGCGTAGGCCATCTGGCCGCGCAGCAGGGCGAGATCGCGGGCGTGATAGCGAAAGCCCTCCCCCTGCTTGTAGCTCGCCTCGTGTTCCTCGTCGACGACGATGATCCCCAACTTATCGAGAGGGGCGAAGACCGCCGAGCGGGCGCCGATGACGATCTGCACTTCGCCACGGGCGATGGCCCGCCAGGCGTCGTAGCGCTCGCCGTCGGAGAGCCCGGAATGAAGCACGGCGATACTCGCCCGACCGCCGTGGAAGCGAGCGCGAAAACGCCCCACCAGTTGCGGCGTGAGGGCGATCTCCGGCACCAGCACCAGCGCCCGTCGCCCTTGGGCCAAGATCTGGTCGATGGCGCGCAGGTAGATTTCGGTCTTGCCGCTACCGGTGACCCCGTGCAGCAGAAACGGAGCGAACTCGCCGCCGGAGAGCGCCGGTTCAAGCCGCGCCAGTACAGCCGCCTGCTCGGCGGTGGGGGTCGCCGACGCATCGGGCGTGACCGGCAGATCGAGAAAGGGGTCGCGCCGGCGCTCGGTTTCGCTCTCTTCGAGATAGCCGAGTTCCACCAGCCGCCGCAGAGCGCCGTAGGGGGCGGCCACATGCGCCCGCAGTTCGCTCACCGTCAGCTGCCCGGCGGCGCGGACCAGGGCCAGCACCTCCTTTTGCAAAGCGCTGCTCGGCTGTCCGGGCAGGTCTGTAGCCGTATAGAGCTTTTCCCGGAGAATGGCGATTTCCGCGCCCCGTCCGGAGAGTCCGGCGGGCAACGCGGTGCGGATCACCTCGCCGAGGGGATGGCCGTAGTACTCGGCGGCGCGGGTGAAAAAGGGGACCAGTTCGGGCGCGAAGAGAGGGGCGGCGTCAAGTACCTCGGCCACCGGTTTGAGCCCGGCGGGATCGCCCTCGGCCAGGGCCAGGAGATAGCCGACCGCCTGCCGCCGCCCGAGGGGGACGCGCAGCCGCACCCCGACCCGCGCCGACTCTCGCAGGGAGTCGGGGACGAGGTAGGAGAGAGGTTTGTCGATGGGGGCGGCGATGGCCACAGTGGCAATGAGTGAGGACATATCCAATATCCGAAAAGCAAAATCTTAGAACCGTCGGGACTCGCCCCGACAGGCGACTTACTTTTTTGTAAGCCGACAAAAAAGTAAGCAAAAAAGCGGCTCCACTGCGTGGGGCATGAAGAGCACCGGCGCGAAGGACGGTGAACGTAATCACCACCGTGGCGAAGCCGGCGACCGTGCTTCGTAGCGCAACTGCCACCAACGGTGGTGGCTTCAGCAGCTTTCCCGGCTGAACAAACGCCGGGCTACCGGAAAAGCAAAACCACAACC is drawn from Desulfuromonas acetexigens and contains these coding sequences:
- the priA gene encoding replication restart helicase PriA, coding for MSSLIATVAIAAPIDKPLSYLVPDSLRESARVGVRLRVPLGRRQAVGYLLALAEGDPAGLKPVAEVLDAAPLFAPELVPFFTRAAEYYGHPLGEVIRTALPAGLSGRGAEIAILREKLYTATDLPGQPSSALQKEVLALVRAAGQLTVSELRAHVAAPYGALRRLVELGYLEESETERRRDPFLDLPVTPDASATPTAEQAAVLARLEPALSGGEFAPFLLHGVTGSGKTEIYLRAIDQILAQGRRALVLVPEIALTPQLVGRFRARFHGGRASIAVLHSGLSDGERYDAWRAIARGEVQIVIGARSAVFAPLDKLGIIVVDEEHEASYKQGEGFRYHARDLALLRGQMAYATVLLGSATPAVTTFQRAQSGQTGYLELRGRVLSRELPQIELVDLAATPFGEHLSAPLLTALEENLTRGEQSLLLLNRRGFAPYLLCADCGATFRCPNCEITLTFHRQNRLLRCHYCDYQQTPPELCPNCNGGNIHPEGIGTERLESELAERFPEARIARMDRDTTARKGAHQSLMERMTGREIDILVGTQMVAKGHDFHGVTLVGVVNADATLNFPDFRSAERTFALLTQVAGRAGRGELPGRVIIQTRNPDHYALACAASHDYRGFYEQEAAFRQELGYPPFGHLVNLVLSGNDGERVAAAAQELVSALFQAAGEVEVLGPAPCPLAKLRGKSRIQILLKSPTRPSLRRLLARLPALRKKIPAGVALAVDVDPVDML